A genomic region of Branchiostoma lanceolatum isolate klBraLanc5 chromosome 4, klBraLanc5.hap2, whole genome shotgun sequence contains the following coding sequences:
- the LOC136433991 gene encoding sperm-associated microtubule inner protein 10-like, whose protein sequence is MADDRPRSSVTPKVALQYSEMSKTPGNFQHIPKWSDLHPTFPQLYVPEWKTDMKNREVILRECKQAGLYYGPHDESLYLCKRERLNHGEDRRRVETNYATTPDRKTLLNPPRWSHLYRHRSTLMMFSDPGSD, encoded by the exons ATGGCAGACGACCGGCCACGATCTTCAGTCACACCAAAAGTCGCCCTCCAGTACTCAGAAAT GTCTAAGACGCCGGGTAACTTCCAGCACATCCCGAAGTGGTCGGACCTGCACCCCACCTTCCCGCAGCTGTACGTGCCGGAGTGGAAAACCGACATGAAGAACAGAGAAGTCATCCTCAGG GAGTGTAAGCAGGCGGGCCTGTACTACGGGCCGCACGACGAGAGCCTGTACCTCTGCAAGCGGGAGCGGCTGAACCACGGCGAGGACCGGCGGCGCGTCGAGACCAACTACGCCACCACGCCCGACCGCAAGACCCTGCTCAACCCGCCGCGCTGGTCCCACCTCTACCGGCACCGAAGCACG
- the LOC136432046 gene encoding uncharacterized protein, whose translation MAALFSIGVDVGGTNTDAVVLQVDRVVCWSKQVTTRDVTAGVARAVRAVLKQLKEKNLQGTISRVNIGTTHFVNALVQRRDLVPVSVVRLCGTASRALPPFCDFPKDLKKVVCGSYHLVNGGVQFDGQEISSLEEEELRTCIRTIRDEGGRNVVIAGVFSPVAPQQEEKVAELFRAEFPEVSLTLSHEVGQIGLLERENAAVLNECLKPLCHRTVEAFRQALNALGLTCPFYLTQNDGTLISAEQTLEFPVRTFASGPTNSMRGAAFLSDVADAIVIDIGGTTSDLGCLMGGFPRQASTRVKVGGVTTNFRMPDVLSIGLGGGSVVRQTDGAEGNQPPVQVGPSSTGYGLVREGLVFGGSTLTATDVAVAAGLADLGDPGHVTSLDRVLVQRAVDRIHQMVEEAIDQVKLSGEEQPILLVGGGTILVDGKRNISGASSIQKPQHYQVANAVGAALGQVSGTVDRVVNLAQTSRDEAIRRAKADATQQAVAAGAVQSTVEITEVSEVPLAYLPSNATKVTVKAVGQLQDILTGSGADLADIDTDTMASEQQTVEEDGADTGPPPIPPASLASHLPTLQETEPKIDPETGAWVLSRWDVECLAVGTGILGCGGGGSPRLGWLQLLRALEQGRRIRVIAPERLGTTPALTGSVATVAFMGAPTIWIEKLFGGNETQDALQCVKDLSAAGCNDRHLSNKDGFEVKRGDGVTYIDDYRPVQTKTEQGVRIVAVMSMEIGGMNAIEPLVVGSALDLPVVDADCMGRAFPELHMLTPFIYGIDCCPSAVADDKGQRAALLQADTAKHLEDHFRAVCVEMGCQAGVAFVPLTGSEVRSTCILYSLSRAWRLGHTALHAYKSGTSPVQAVLQQENGRLLATGKVSDIWRTTTAGFARGVLKIDGSGDFLGQTLKIDFQNENLVARFLSDNKVVACVPDLITVVDADSGTPIATEEQRYGLRVAVLVLPAPPLLCTPQALQVVGPQAFGYPEDVIYSPVGEYSCNEPVPPKP comes from the exons ATGGCGGCGCTGTTTTCTATCGGAGTGGACGTTGGCGGCACGAACACGGACGCCGTGGTGCTACAGGTGGACCGGGTGGTCTGCTGGAGCAAACAGGTGACAACACGGGACGTCACCGCGGGAGTGGCCCGGGCCGTCAGGGCGGTACTCAAGCAGCTCAAGGAAAAGAACCTACAAG GCACCATCTCTCGGGTGAACATCGGCACCACTCATTTTGTGAACGCCCTGGTGCAGAGGCGGGACCTGGTGCCCGTGTCCGTGGTGCGGCTGTGCGGCACGGCGTCGCGGGCGCTGCCGCCGTTCTGCGACTTTCCCAAGGACCTGAAGAAG GTTGTGTGTGGGTCGTACCACCTGGTGAACGGGGGTGTGCAGTTTGATGGGCAGGAGATCTCATccctggaggaggaggagctgAGGACCTGCATCAGGACCATCCGGGACGAGGGAGGGAGGAACGTGGTCATCGCTGGAGTCTTCTCACCCGTCGCCCCGCAACAGGAGGAGAAG GTTGCGGAGCTGTTCCGTGCGGAGTTCCCGGAGGTCAGCCTGACGCTGTCCCACGAGGTCGGGCAGATTGGTTTGCTGGAGAGGGAGAACGCGGCCGTCCTGAACGAGTGCCTGAAGCCTCTGTGCCACAGGACGGTGGAGGCGTTCAGACAGGCACTGAACGCACTGGGACTGACCTGCCCCTTCTACCTCACACAGAACGACGGGACACTCATCAG TGCTGAGCAGACGTTGGAGTTCCCTGTTCGCACGTTTGCGTCTGGACCAACCAACAGCATGAGGGGGGCAGCCTTCCTGTCAG ATGTTGCAGATGCCATCGTGATTGACATCGGAGGCACCACTTCTGATCTGGGATGTCTGATGGGGGGATTTCCTCGGCAGGCGTCAACCAGGGTCAAG GTGGGCGGAGTCACCACAAACTTCCGCATGCCGGACGTCCTGAGCATTGGGCTGGGAGGGGGATCTGTTGTCAGACAGACGGATGGGGCCGAGGGAAATCAG CCCCCAGTGCAGGTGGGTCCCAGCAGTACGGGGTACGGCCTGGTGCGGGAGGGTCTGGTGTTCGGGGGCTCCACCCTGACCGCCACCGACGTGGCCGTGGCCGCAGGACTGGCCGACCTGGGCGACCCCGGTCATGTGACCAGTCTGGACCGGGTCCTGGTGCAGCGGGCGGTGGACAGGATACACCAGATGGTCGAGGAGGCCATCGACCAGGTCAAG CTGAGTGGTGAGGAACAGCCCATTCTTCTGGTGGGGGGTGGCACCATCCTGGTGGATGGAAAGAGAAACATCAGCGGAGCGTCAAGCATTCAGAAACCTCAGCATTACCAG GTGGCTAATGCGGTGGGAGCAGCGCTGGGCCAGGTCAGCGGGACTGTGGACAGGGTGGTTAACCTGGCGCAGACGTCTCGGGACGAGGCCATCAGGAGGGCGAAAGCAGACGCCACTCAGCAGGCCGTGGCTGCTGGCGCAGTGCAAAGCACGGTGGAG ATTACAGAAGTGAGTGAGGTCCCCCTAGCATACTTACCCAGTAATGCAACCAAAGTAACAGTGAAGGCAGTGGGGCAGCTGCAGGACATACTCACAGGCAGTGGCGCTGACTTAGCTGACATCGACACTGATACCATGGCATCGGAGCAGCAAACAGTAGAGGAAGATG GTGCTGACACAGGACCCCCTCCTATTCCTCCCGCTTCCCTGGCCAGCCACCTGCCGACCCTTCAGGAGACGGAGCCCAAGATCGACCCCGAGACGGGGGCCTGGGTGCTGAGCCGCTGGGACGTGGAGTGTCTGGCTGTGGGCACGGGGATCCTTGGGTGCGGCGGTGGAGGGAGCCCACGGCTGGGCTGGCTGCAGCTACTACGGGCGCTGGAACAGGGCAGGAGAATCAGAGTCATTGCGCCGGAGAG ACTAGGCACCACCCCAGCCCTGACTGGTTCTGTGGCCACTGTGGCCTTCATGGGCGCTCCGACCATCTGGATCGAGAAGTTATTCGGCGGGAATGAGACGCAGGACGCGCTGCAGTGTGTGAAGGACCTGAGCGCTGCCGGCTGTAATGATAGACACCTTTCCAACAAAG ATGGTTTTGAAGTAAAACGAGGTGACGGTGTGACATACATTGATGACTACAGACCTGTGCAGACTAAGACAGAACAGGGCGTCAGGATAGTCGCTGTGATGAGTATGGAGATCGGAGGGATGAACGCCATAGAGCCGCTGGTGGTGGGGTCAGCGCTGGACCTGCCAGTGGTGGACGCTGACTGCATGGGCAGGGCGTTTCCCGAGCTACAC ATGTTAACACCATTCATCTACGGCATTGACTGTTGCCCTTCTGCTGTGGCTGAtgacaaaggtcaaagggcgGCGCTGCTACAGGCCGACACTGCAAAACATCTCGAAGACCACTTCCGGGCCGTCTGCGTCGAAATGGG CTGCCAAGCAGGGGTGGCCTTCGTCCCCCTCACAGGGTCAGAGGTCCGCTCAACCTGCATCCTGTACTCCCTTAGTCGAGCCTGGCGCCTCGGACATACCGCGTTACACGCCTACAAGAGCGGCACGTCCCCGGTTCAGGCCGTGCTGCAGCAGGAGAATGGGAGACTCCTGGCCACAGGGAAG GTCTCTGACATCTGGAGGACCACGACTGCGGGGTTCGCCCGAGGGGTGCTGAAGATTGACGGGTCGGGGGATTTCCTGGGTCAAACACTGAAGATCGACTTCCAGAACGAGAACCTGGTGGCAAGATTCCTGAGCGACAACAAG gtaGTGGCGTGTGTTCCTGACCTCATCACCGTGGTGGACGCTGACTCGGGAACTCCCATCGCCACCGAGGAGCAGCGGTACGGCCTGCGGGTGGCCGTCCTGGTTCTCCCCGCCCCCCCTCTCCTCTGCACTCCTCAGGCACTACAG GTGGTGGGACCTCAGGCCTTCGGCTACCCTGAAGACGTCATCTACTCACCTGTAGGAGAGTACAGCTGTAACGAACCTGTCCCTCCTAAACCTTAA
- the LOC136433990 gene encoding small ribosomal subunit protein uS12m-like, whose amino-acid sequence MLSLRRSLAALGRMAAVVPRGSTAATGNMQATDAVLPGPSSHLLTSPPPCPLLTPMRTYYRHKTLTLHQLHLRGPPKPKPKKLGGTEGRPQLKGVVLKVFIRKPKKPNSANRKCCRVRLSTGREAVAFIPGEGHNLQEHNVVLVEGKRPQDLVGVKLKVVRGALDCAHVKKKTQ is encoded by the exons ATGCTCAGTCTTAGGAGATCGTTGGCTGCACTGGGCAGGATGGCGGCAGTTGTGCCGAGGGGGAGCACAGCAGCCACAGGCAACATGCAGGCAACAG ATGCAGTTTTACCCGGCCCGTCCAGCCACCTGTTGACGTCCCCTCCCCCGTGTCCACTACTGACTCCCATGAGGACGTACTATAGACACAAAACTCTGACCCTACACCAGTTGCACCTCCGGGGCCCGCCCAAGCCCAAACCCAAGAAGCTGGGAGGGACGGAGGGGCGGCCTCAGCTGAAGGGAGTGGTGCTCAAAGTCTTCATCCGCAAGCCCAAGAAGCCCAACTCGGCCAACCGCAAGTGCTGTCGCGTCCGGCTCAGCACGGGTCGCGAGGCGGTGGCGTTCATCCCCGGGGAGGGGCACAACCTGCAGGAGCACAACGTGGTGCTGGTGGAGGGGAAGCGCCCGCAGGACCTGGTCGGGGTCAAACTGAAGGTCGTCAGGGGGGCGTTGGACTGCGCCCACGTGAAGAAGAAAACTCAGTAG